One Amycolatopsis sp. NBC_00355 genomic window carries:
- a CDS encoding gamma carbonic anhydrase family protein: MPIYALGSLEPTIHPDAYVHPDATVIGDVRIAAHASVWPQTVLRGDHGHIEIGERSNVQDGCVLHCTERHPTILGPSSAIGHAVHVEGATIGTGCLIASGSVVLNGTVIEDGGMVGAGAVLSYGSYVKSGEIALGVPAKTRENKSFGPESIALVVDSYVERAKRFRVELRRLDPRE; encoded by the coding sequence ATGCCCATTTACGCGCTCGGTTCGCTCGAACCGACGATCCACCCCGACGCCTACGTCCACCCGGACGCGACCGTCATCGGCGACGTCCGGATCGCCGCCCACGCGTCGGTGTGGCCGCAGACCGTGCTGCGCGGCGACCACGGCCACATCGAGATCGGCGAGCGCTCCAACGTCCAGGACGGGTGCGTCCTGCACTGCACCGAGCGGCACCCGACGATCCTCGGGCCGTCGTCGGCGATCGGGCACGCGGTGCACGTCGAGGGCGCGACGATCGGCACCGGCTGCCTGATCGCCTCCGGTTCGGTGGTGCTCAACGGCACGGTCATCGAGGACGGGGGCATGGTCGGCGCCGGCGCGGTGCTCTCGTACGGCTCGTACGTGAAGTCCGGCGAGATCGCGCTCGGCGTGCCCGCGAAGACGCGGGAGAACAAGTCGTTCGGGCCGGAGAGCATCGCTCTCGTCGTGGATTCCTACGTCGAGCGGGCGAAGCGGTTCCGCGTCGAACTCCGGCGGCTCGACCCGCGCGAGTGA
- a CDS encoding thiamine-phosphate kinase produces MSPNDATVAETGEFALIRAVTQGRRQPPGTLLGPGDDAAVIAAPDGRVVASTDVLVQGVHFRLDWSAPEHVGRKAVAVNLADIAAMGATPTSVLVGLACPPDTPRDVITALVDGMWAEAERAGIGVSGGDMVRADQLVISVTALGDLGDREPVTRSGARPGDVVAVCGKLGWAAAGLAVLGRGFRSPVGVVNAQRAPEPPYEAGPRAALAGATAMIDVSDGLLADLGHIAEASGVGIDVRTADLDVPARLTEVGAALGADPLDWVLTGGEDHALVATFPSFAELPDGWRAIGVATMPDSGITVDGKPSTREGGWTHWR; encoded by the coding sequence GTGTCACCGAACGACGCAACGGTCGCCGAGACCGGGGAGTTCGCGCTCATCCGAGCCGTCACGCAAGGACGCCGCCAGCCGCCGGGCACACTGCTCGGCCCCGGCGACGACGCCGCCGTGATCGCCGCCCCCGACGGGCGGGTGGTCGCCAGCACCGACGTCCTGGTGCAGGGGGTGCACTTCCGGCTCGACTGGTCCGCCCCGGAGCACGTAGGGCGCAAGGCCGTCGCGGTCAACCTGGCCGACATCGCCGCCATGGGCGCCACCCCGACGTCCGTCCTGGTCGGCCTCGCCTGCCCGCCCGACACCCCGCGGGACGTCATCACCGCCCTGGTCGACGGCATGTGGGCCGAGGCCGAACGCGCCGGCATCGGCGTCTCCGGCGGCGACATGGTCCGCGCCGACCAGCTCGTGATCAGCGTCACCGCGCTCGGCGACCTCGGCGACCGCGAGCCGGTGACGCGCTCGGGCGCCCGCCCCGGCGACGTCGTCGCGGTCTGCGGGAAGCTCGGCTGGGCCGCCGCCGGTCTCGCGGTGCTCGGGCGCGGCTTCCGGTCCCCGGTCGGCGTCGTCAACGCGCAGCGCGCCCCGGAACCGCCCTACGAGGCCGGTCCCCGCGCCGCGCTCGCCGGGGCCACGGCGATGATCGACGTCTCCGACGGCCTCCTGGCCGACCTCGGGCACATCGCCGAGGCCTCCGGCGTCGGCATCGACGTCCGCACCGCCGACCTCGACGTCCCCGCCCGGCTCACCGAAGTCGGCGCGGCTCTGGGCGCCGACCCCCTCGACTGGGTCCTCACCGGCGGTGAGGACCACGCCCTGGTGGCCACGTTCCCGTCGTTCGCCGAGCTGCCGGACGGCTGGCGCGCCATCGGCGTCGCGACCATGCCGGACTCGGGGATCACCGTGGACGGCAAGCCTTCTACGCGCGAAGGCGGCTGGACACACTGGCGCTGA
- a CDS encoding DUF3515 domain-containing protein — MPESDTGAPPRVVLVTAAALAVALAVAVAVFALTHRSPDPAAGPLPLVPVPAPQAASPACKTLLGAVPSELTSNGAQLPLRTLAEPAPPATVAWGTDDPLVLRCGLDRPPELTPTAQLRLVNGVQWLRVPGEGASTWYVVDREVYSALTVPDSAGTGPLQQISDAVAAKLPARPLRFS, encoded by the coding sequence GTGCCCGAATCCGACACCGGCGCGCCACCCAGGGTGGTGCTCGTCACGGCCGCCGCGCTCGCCGTGGCCCTGGCGGTCGCCGTCGCCGTCTTCGCCCTGACTCACCGTTCCCCCGATCCCGCGGCCGGCCCGCTGCCGCTGGTCCCCGTGCCCGCGCCGCAGGCCGCGTCCCCGGCGTGCAAGACGCTGCTGGGTGCCGTGCCGTCCGAGCTGACGTCGAACGGCGCCCAGCTGCCGCTGCGCACCCTGGCCGAGCCGGCCCCGCCGGCGACGGTGGCGTGGGGCACGGACGACCCGCTGGTCCTGCGCTGCGGCCTGGACCGTCCGCCGGAGCTGACGCCGACGGCGCAGCTGCGGCTGGTGAACGGCGTCCAGTGGCTGCGGGTCCCGGGCGAGGGCGCGTCGACGTGGTACGTGGTGGACCGCGAGGTCTATTCGGCGCTCACGGTGCCGGACAGCGCCGGCACGGGCCCGCTGCAGCAGATCTCGGACGCGGTGGCCGCGAAGCTCCCCGCGCGTCCGCTGCGGTTCAGCTGA
- a CDS encoding Lrp/AsnC family transcriptional regulator: MVHAYILIQTEVGKAAAVAAEISSIPGVTSSEDVTGPYDVIVRAAADSVDQLGQLVVAKVQNVEGITRTLTCPVVHL; this comes from the coding sequence GTGGTCCACGCATACATCCTCATCCAGACCGAGGTCGGCAAGGCGGCCGCGGTGGCGGCCGAGATCTCGAGCATCCCTGGTGTGACCAGCTCGGAGGATGTCACCGGCCCGTACGACGTCATCGTGCGCGCGGCCGCCGACAGCGTGGACCAGCTGGGCCAGCTCGTGGTCGCGAAGGTGCAGAACGTGGAAGGCATCACGCGGACCCTGACCTGCCCGGTCGTGCATCTCTGA
- a CDS encoding uracil-DNA glycosylase, with protein sequence MTARPLQDIVEAGWAEALEPVAPQVAVMGEFLRAEIAAGRTYLPAGEHVLRAFQQPFHDVRVLIVGQDPYPTPGHAVGLSFSVAPDVRPIPKSLINIYKEYAEDLGHPLPANGDLTPWADQGVLLLNRALTVQPGKSNSHQGKGWEDVTEQAIKALAARSEPMVAILWGRNARNLRPMLGEVPCIESAHPSPLSAHNGFFGSRPFSRANQLLEQQGAAPVDWKLP encoded by the coding sequence GTGACCGCACGACCGTTGCAGGACATCGTCGAGGCAGGCTGGGCCGAGGCCCTCGAACCGGTGGCGCCGCAGGTCGCCGTGATGGGGGAGTTCCTCCGCGCGGAGATCGCCGCCGGCCGGACCTACCTCCCGGCGGGTGAGCACGTGCTGCGGGCGTTCCAGCAGCCGTTCCACGACGTCCGGGTGCTGATCGTCGGCCAGGACCCGTACCCGACGCCCGGGCACGCGGTCGGCCTGAGCTTTTCGGTGGCGCCGGACGTCCGGCCGATCCCGAAGAGCCTGATCAACATCTACAAGGAGTACGCCGAGGACCTCGGCCACCCGCTGCCGGCCAACGGCGACCTGACGCCGTGGGCCGACCAGGGCGTCCTGCTGCTCAACAGGGCCCTGACGGTGCAGCCGGGCAAGTCGAACTCGCACCAGGGCAAGGGCTGGGAAGACGTCACCGAGCAGGCGATCAAGGCCCTCGCGGCCCGGTCGGAGCCGATGGTGGCGATCCTCTGGGGCCGCAACGCCCGCAACCTGCGCCCGATGCTCGGTGAGGTGCCGTGCATCGAGTCCGCGCACCCGAGCCCGCTCTCGGCGCACAACGGCTTCTTCGGGTCACGCCCGTTCAGCCGCGCCAACCAGCTGCTGGAGCAGCAGGGCGCCGCGCCGGTCGACTGGAAACTCCCGTAG
- a CDS encoding GNAT family N-acetyltransferase produces the protein MRIVPVPYDHPDAAKLMAAVQQVYVERYGDEDATPMNPEQFDPPQGLFLVGYQGEEAVACGAWRAHDGPAPDFQDGDAEFKRMYVADSARGRGFARMILFELERTAALSGRKRAVLETGTKQPEAIALYASSGYVEIPKFGVYKNEESSRCYGKDLSGA, from the coding sequence GTGAGAATCGTTCCGGTCCCCTACGACCACCCCGACGCGGCCAAGCTCATGGCCGCGGTGCAACAGGTGTACGTCGAGCGCTACGGCGACGAAGACGCCACCCCGATGAACCCCGAGCAGTTCGACCCGCCGCAGGGCCTGTTCCTCGTCGGCTACCAGGGCGAGGAAGCCGTCGCCTGCGGGGCGTGGCGCGCGCACGACGGCCCCGCCCCCGACTTCCAGGACGGCGACGCCGAGTTCAAGCGGATGTACGTCGCCGATTCCGCGCGGGGCCGCGGGTTCGCGCGGATGATCCTGTTCGAGCTGGAGCGCACGGCGGCGTTGTCCGGCCGCAAGCGCGCGGTGCTGGAGACCGGTACCAAGCAGCCGGAGGCGATCGCGCTCTACGCGTCCTCGGGCTACGTCGAGATCCCGAAGTTCGGCGTGTACAAGAACGAGGAGTCGAGCCGGTGTTACGGCAAGGACCTCAGCGGGGCGTGA
- the rpmB gene encoding 50S ribosomal protein L28, which translates to MAAVCDVCGKGPGFGKSVSHSHRRTNRRWNPNIQTVHAKVGISQRKRLNVCTSCIKAGKVVRG; encoded by the coding sequence GTGGCTGCCGTGTGCGACGTCTGTGGCAAGGGACCCGGCTTCGGCAAGTCGGTCTCGCACTCCCACCGGCGTACCAACCGCCGGTGGAACCCGAACATCCAGACCGTTCACGCCAAGGTGGGTATTTCCCAGCGCAAGCGCCTGAACGTGTGCACCTCGTGCATCAAGGCGGGCAAGGTCGTTCGCGGCTGA
- a CDS encoding D-alanine--D-alanine ligase family protein, which yields MSEKIRVAVVFGGRSSEHTISCLSAGSVLGNLDPERFEAVPVGITREGRWVLGTGDSAQLAIRGRELPSVDDGKGLVLAGDPSSQGLVAVEPGRESELLSQVDVVFPVLHGAFGEDGTIQGLLELAGIPYVGPGVLASAAAMDKETAKKLLAAEGLPVGTFAALRRGQSTLDDAGRVKLGLPVFVKPSRAGSSVGISRVTSWDDLDAAIELARATDPKVLVEAAVVGREVECGVLEFPDGRVEASLPAEIRVLSEDENAWYDFETKYLGDDAELDIPAKLDDAVTEKLRTMAVDAFRALDCQGLARVDFFVGADGEPSINEVNTMPGFTTKSAYPKMWEVTGIDYPTLLTTLIETAIARGTGLR from the coding sequence ATGAGCGAGAAGATCCGGGTGGCGGTCGTGTTCGGCGGGCGCAGCAGCGAGCACACCATCTCGTGCCTGTCCGCGGGCAGCGTCCTGGGGAACCTCGACCCGGAGCGGTTCGAAGCCGTGCCGGTCGGCATCACCCGGGAAGGCCGCTGGGTGCTCGGCACCGGTGACTCCGCGCAGCTCGCCATCCGCGGTCGTGAACTGCCGTCGGTCGACGACGGCAAGGGTCTCGTCCTCGCGGGCGATCCGTCCAGTCAGGGGCTCGTCGCCGTCGAGCCGGGCCGGGAAAGTGAGCTGCTGTCCCAGGTGGACGTCGTCTTCCCGGTGCTGCACGGCGCCTTCGGCGAGGACGGCACCATCCAGGGCCTCCTCGAGCTCGCCGGCATCCCGTACGTCGGGCCGGGTGTGCTCGCCAGCGCGGCCGCCATGGACAAGGAGACCGCGAAGAAGCTCCTGGCCGCCGAAGGGCTTCCGGTCGGCACCTTCGCCGCGCTCCGCCGTGGACAGTCCACTTTGGACGACGCCGGCCGTGTGAAGCTCGGCCTGCCGGTGTTTGTGAAGCCGTCGCGCGCCGGGTCGTCGGTCGGCATCAGCCGTGTGACGTCCTGGGACGACCTCGACGCCGCCATCGAGCTGGCCCGCGCCACCGACCCGAAGGTCCTCGTGGAGGCCGCCGTCGTCGGGCGTGAGGTCGAGTGCGGGGTCCTCGAGTTCCCGGACGGCCGCGTCGAAGCGTCGCTCCCGGCCGAGATCCGTGTCCTGTCCGAGGACGAAAACGCCTGGTACGACTTCGAAACCAAGTACCTCGGCGACGACGCCGAGCTGGACATCCCGGCCAAGCTCGACGACGCCGTCACGGAAAAGCTCCGCACCATGGCGGTCGATGCCTTCCGCGCGCTGGACTGCCAGGGCCTCGCCCGCGTCGACTTCTTCGTGGGCGCCGACGGCGAGCCGAGCATCAACGAGGTCAACACCATGCCCGGCTTCACGACGAAGTCCGCCTACCCGAAGATGTGGGAGGTCACGGGCATCGACTACCCGACCCTGCTGACCACGCTCATCGAAACGGCGATCGCCCGCGGCACCGGCCTGCGCTAG
- a CDS encoding alpha/beta fold hydrolase — protein MNVTSADGTSIAYEQRGTGAPVILVGGAFNDRTTVAGLAEVLAADFTTIAYDRRGRGDSGDTGPYAVEREIEDIAALIEHVGGSASVFGHSSGAVLALEAAGAGLAIEKVVAYEPPYATDAESRADVTEKVTAQIAAGDRDGAAATFLEVAGTPPEVIEGMKRAPVWGWFTSLAHTLPYDLTICGPGARPRKDHLARITAPALVIGGGASPEKLQSGARVAAAAVPGARHETLPGQDHGVLQHPESLRDLLVDFLK, from the coding sequence ATGAACGTCACATCGGCCGACGGCACGTCCATCGCCTACGAGCAGCGCGGCACGGGGGCGCCGGTGATCCTGGTCGGCGGCGCGTTCAACGACCGGACCACGGTCGCGGGCCTGGCCGAAGTGCTGGCAGCGGACTTCACGACGATCGCGTACGACCGGCGTGGCCGGGGCGACAGCGGCGACACCGGTCCTTATGCCGTCGAGCGGGAGATCGAGGACATCGCGGCGCTGATCGAGCACGTCGGAGGCTCGGCGTCGGTCTTCGGCCATTCGTCGGGCGCGGTGCTGGCCCTGGAGGCGGCCGGAGCGGGTCTCGCGATCGAGAAGGTGGTGGCGTACGAACCGCCGTACGCGACCGACGCGGAGTCGCGCGCCGACGTCACGGAGAAGGTGACCGCGCAGATCGCGGCGGGCGACCGCGACGGCGCGGCGGCGACCTTCCTGGAGGTCGCGGGCACCCCGCCCGAGGTGATCGAGGGGATGAAGCGGGCCCCGGTCTGGGGCTGGTTCACCTCGCTGGCCCACACGCTCCCGTACGACCTGACGATCTGCGGCCCGGGCGCCCGCCCGCGCAAGGACCACCTGGCCCGCATCACGGCCCCGGCGCTGGTCATCGGCGGCGGCGCGAGCCCGGAGAAGCTGCAGTCAGGAGCCCGCGTCGCGGCGGCCGCGGTCCCCGGCGCCCGCCACGAGACCCTCCCGGGCCAGGACCACGGCGTCCTGCAGCACCCGGAATCCCTGCGCGACCTGCTGGTCGACTTCCTCAAGTAA
- a CDS encoding DAK2 domain-containing protein codes for MRVLDAAAVSAWAAGCVRSLASLRPAIDGINVYPVADSDTGSNMLFTMTGAAAGLDHAEPETAADALKVLARGAVASAKGNSGVILSQVVRGLADRAEGELDGPWLAVALGHADEVATGAVSRPVAGTILTVLHAVALAVRGDTRPLADVAQTAAKEAAHALEKTPLQLPALAKAGVVDAGARGLVAVLDALVGVLTGTAVEQDHALEAPVVEDQVYAWEVMYLLDGVDEESLPTLRKELGGLGDSVTVAGDGSGSHAVHVHCADIGAAIEAGLTLGRPRRIRVEPLLTPTPIEPGGGIDRTVVAVVHGGGLAEVLRAESIPVLEVPEGTVPSVEDMIGLLNEAAGRHVTVLPGGVALTAAADTAAGHAMAADRDVVVIPCTSPVQVLAALAVHDAGRRTNDDVVAMAEAAAATRRGELRIAREESLTWVGRAQSGDVVGLVDDEVVLIEPAPASETNLVAAAMKVLNRMLALGGELVTVLSGAAAPPGVAEELAEQLRLEHPEVELAGYAGGQAAAVLLMGVE; via the coding sequence GTGCGGGTGCTGGACGCGGCGGCGGTGTCGGCCTGGGCCGCGGGTTGTGTGCGCAGCCTGGCGAGCCTGCGGCCGGCCATCGACGGGATCAACGTCTACCCCGTGGCGGACTCCGACACCGGCTCCAACATGCTCTTCACGATGACCGGCGCGGCCGCCGGACTCGACCACGCCGAGCCGGAAACCGCCGCCGACGCGCTGAAGGTCCTCGCGCGCGGGGCCGTCGCCTCGGCCAAGGGCAACTCCGGCGTGATCCTCTCCCAGGTCGTGCGCGGGCTGGCCGACCGGGCCGAGGGTGAGCTGGACGGTCCGTGGCTGGCCGTCGCGCTGGGCCACGCCGACGAGGTCGCCACCGGGGCCGTGAGCCGGCCGGTCGCCGGGACCATCCTGACCGTCCTGCACGCCGTCGCCCTCGCCGTGCGCGGCGATACGCGCCCGCTCGCCGACGTGGCGCAGACCGCCGCGAAGGAAGCCGCGCACGCCCTCGAGAAGACGCCTCTCCAGCTGCCCGCGCTGGCCAAGGCCGGGGTCGTCGACGCCGGGGCCCGCGGGCTCGTCGCCGTGCTCGACGCCCTGGTCGGGGTGCTCACCGGCACCGCGGTCGAGCAGGACCACGCGCTGGAAGCGCCGGTCGTGGAAGACCAGGTGTACGCCTGGGAGGTCATGTACCTGCTCGACGGCGTCGACGAGGAGAGCCTGCCGACCCTGCGCAAGGAGCTGGGCGGCCTCGGCGACAGCGTCACCGTGGCCGGCGACGGCTCGGGCAGTCACGCCGTGCACGTCCACTGCGCCGACATCGGCGCCGCCATCGAAGCCGGGCTGACGCTGGGCCGGCCACGCCGGATCCGCGTCGAACCGCTGCTCACGCCGACGCCGATCGAGCCGGGCGGCGGGATCGACCGCACGGTCGTCGCCGTCGTGCACGGTGGTGGGCTGGCGGAGGTGCTGCGTGCCGAGAGCATCCCGGTCCTCGAAGTGCCCGAGGGCACCGTGCCGAGCGTCGAGGACATGATCGGCCTGCTCAACGAGGCCGCCGGCCGGCACGTCACGGTGCTGCCGGGCGGGGTCGCGCTGACCGCGGCGGCCGACACCGCGGCGGGCCACGCGATGGCCGCCGACCGGGACGTCGTGGTCATCCCGTGCACGTCGCCGGTGCAGGTGCTCGCGGCGCTGGCCGTGCACGACGCCGGGCGCCGCACCAACGACGATGTCGTCGCGATGGCCGAGGCGGCCGCCGCGACCAGGCGTGGCGAACTGCGGATCGCCCGCGAAGAGTCGCTAACCTGGGTGGGCCGGGCCCAGTCCGGCGACGTGGTCGGCCTGGTCGACGACGAGGTGGTGCTGATCGAGCCCGCCCCGGCGTCGGAGACCAACCTCGTCGCGGCGGCGATGAAGGTGCTGAACCGGATGCTGGCGCTGGGCGGGGAACTGGTGACGGTGCTGAGCGGGGCCGCCGCGCCGCCGGGGGTCGCCGAGGAGCTCGCGGAGCAGCTCCGGCTGGAGCACCCCGAGGTGGAGCTGGCCGGGTACGCCGGCGGGCAGGCGGCCGCCGTGCTGCTGATGGGAGTCGAATAG
- a CDS encoding glycoside hydrolase family 27 protein, giving the protein MLLLVVLTWLLSVPVAAAPALANGLATTPPMGWNSWNQVRCYDLTEDVVKKAADALADDGLRDAGYRYVVVDDCWQAPARDADGSLQADPTRFPHGIADLADYVHSRGLLFGIYAVPGSRTCAMANDAYPASGIGSLGHEQQDAETFGRWGVDYLKYDWCNADTVDGLDPKAAFEKMRDELAALPRPIVYAISEYGVSSPWTWARPVANLWRTTYDLTPTWDSVLATIDQQAAVAVHSGSPGGWNDPDMLQVGNGTLTADEARAHFSVWAVLNAPLFAGTDPAMLGDDDLATLGNPEAIAVDQDFAGGQGRRLAAGPGYQVWGKPLSGGGFAVVLLNTGTTTATVSATVPGAWNVRDLWSHRDVGTAVSASLRPHAAALLKLTPR; this is encoded by the coding sequence GTGCTCCTCCTCGTCGTGCTGACCTGGCTGCTGAGCGTGCCGGTCGCCGCGGCCCCCGCGCTGGCGAACGGCCTGGCCACGACCCCGCCGATGGGCTGGAACAGCTGGAACCAGGTCCGCTGTTACGACCTCACCGAAGACGTCGTCAAGAAGGCCGCCGACGCGCTCGCGGACGACGGCCTGCGGGACGCGGGCTACCGCTACGTCGTCGTCGACGACTGCTGGCAGGCGCCGGCTCGCGACGCCGACGGCTCCCTGCAGGCCGACCCCACGCGGTTCCCGCACGGCATCGCCGACCTCGCCGACTACGTGCACTCCCGCGGCCTGCTGTTCGGCATCTACGCCGTGCCGGGCAGCCGGACCTGCGCGATGGCCAACGACGCCTACCCCGCGTCCGGCATCGGCTCGCTCGGGCACGAACAGCAGGACGCCGAGACGTTCGGCCGCTGGGGCGTCGACTACCTCAAGTACGACTGGTGCAACGCCGACACCGTCGACGGCCTCGACCCCAAGGCGGCGTTCGAAAAGATGCGCGACGAGCTCGCCGCGCTCCCCCGCCCGATCGTCTACGCGATCTCCGAATACGGCGTCTCGAGCCCGTGGACCTGGGCGCGGCCGGTGGCGAACCTGTGGCGGACCACCTACGACCTGACCCCGACCTGGGATTCCGTGCTCGCGACGATCGACCAGCAGGCCGCCGTCGCCGTCCACAGTGGCTCGCCGGGCGGCTGGAACGACCCGGACATGCTGCAGGTCGGCAACGGCACGCTGACCGCGGACGAGGCCCGAGCGCACTTCAGCGTCTGGGCGGTGCTGAACGCGCCGCTGTTCGCCGGGACCGACCCGGCGATGCTGGGTGACGACGACCTCGCGACGCTGGGCAACCCGGAGGCGATCGCCGTCGACCAGGACTTCGCGGGGGGTCAGGGCCGGCGGCTGGCGGCCGGTCCCGGCTACCAGGTGTGGGGCAAACCCTTGTCCGGCGGCGGGTTCGCGGTGGTGCTGCTCAACACCGGCACCACCACCGCGACCGTGTCCGCGACGGTCCCGGGCGCCTGGAACGTCCGGGACCTGTGGTCTCACCGCGACGTGGGCACCGCGGTTTCCGCGTCGCTGCGCCCGCACGCGGCCGCGTTGCTGAAGCTCACGCCCCGCTGA
- the recG gene encoding ATP-dependent DNA helicase RecG: MAGLRDKLPLLLGAKTAKALATALDIETVSDLLRHYPRRYAERGELTDIAGLELGEHATVLARIEKVSKRRMKARNGTIIDMVITDGKRRLTCAFFNQAWREKDLVPGKSGLFAGKVSAFRDTLQLTNPEYELFEADREAEAMDDFLAAIIPVYPAAQGMPTWSIAKCVRQVLDVLEVDEDPMPPELRRLQHLGDLENALRGIHRPENWAHLEASRKRLKWDEAMAVQLIFAQRRHSAISRPAKANPHVDGGIMDAFDKRLPFDLTAGQRGIGDEIAADLATEHPMNRLLQGEVGSGKTIVALRAMLQVVDNGRQSALLAPTEVLAAQHARSLREMLGDLAQAGELGAAEKATRVTLLTGSMGAKERKKALLEAMSGEAGIIVGTHALIQETVQFADLGLAVVDEQHRFGVEQRDALRTRGSEGTSPHVLVMTATPIPRTVAMTVYGDLEISALREMPVGRSPISTTVVPVAEKPAWMERVWQRVTEEVSKGHQAYIVCPRIGDEPPSDKSDKRPPVAVLDIAPQLVEGPLKGLRIAVLHGRMPADDKDAVMRAFAAGELDVLVATTVIEVGVNVPNSTAMVIMDADRFGISQLHQLRGRVGRGSVPGLCLLVTEALDGTTTRERLAAVESTTDGFELSRLDLELRREGDILGAAQSGKRSTLKLLSLLRDEDVIAESRARAQEIVEKDPAISKFPGLAQMVADVVDVERAEYLEKS; the protein is encoded by the coding sequence ATGGCCGGACTGCGCGACAAGCTGCCGTTGCTGCTGGGCGCCAAGACGGCGAAGGCGCTCGCCACGGCGTTGGACATCGAGACGGTCAGCGACCTGCTGCGCCACTACCCCCGCCGCTACGCCGAGCGCGGCGAGCTCACCGACATCGCCGGCCTCGAGCTGGGCGAGCACGCGACCGTGCTGGCGCGCATCGAAAAGGTGAGCAAGCGCCGGATGAAGGCCCGCAACGGGACCATCATCGACATGGTGATCACCGACGGGAAACGCCGGCTCACGTGCGCCTTCTTCAACCAGGCCTGGCGGGAGAAGGACCTGGTGCCGGGCAAGTCCGGCCTGTTCGCCGGCAAGGTCTCGGCGTTCCGCGACACCCTGCAGCTGACCAACCCCGAGTACGAGCTGTTCGAGGCCGACCGCGAAGCCGAGGCCATGGACGACTTCCTGGCCGCCATCATCCCGGTCTACCCGGCGGCGCAGGGCATGCCGACGTGGTCGATCGCCAAGTGCGTGCGCCAGGTGCTCGACGTCCTCGAGGTCGACGAGGACCCGATGCCGCCGGAGCTGCGGCGGCTCCAGCACCTGGGGGACCTCGAAAACGCGCTGCGCGGCATCCACCGCCCGGAGAACTGGGCGCACCTGGAGGCCTCGCGCAAGCGGCTCAAGTGGGACGAAGCGATGGCCGTGCAGCTGATCTTCGCGCAGCGCCGGCATTCCGCGATCTCCCGGCCGGCGAAGGCGAACCCGCACGTCGACGGCGGGATCATGGACGCCTTCGACAAGCGGCTCCCGTTCGACCTCACCGCGGGCCAGCGCGGCATCGGCGACGAGATCGCCGCCGACCTGGCGACCGAGCACCCGATGAACCGGCTGCTGCAGGGCGAGGTCGGCTCGGGCAAGACGATCGTCGCGCTGCGGGCGATGCTGCAGGTCGTCGACAACGGACGGCAGTCCGCGCTGCTGGCGCCGACCGAGGTGCTCGCCGCCCAGCACGCGCGGTCGTTGCGCGAGATGCTCGGCGACCTGGCGCAGGCCGGCGAGCTGGGCGCGGCCGAGAAGGCCACCCGCGTCACGCTGCTCACCGGGTCGATGGGCGCGAAGGAACGCAAGAAAGCGTTGCTGGAAGCCATGAGCGGCGAAGCGGGCATCATCGTCGGTACGCACGCGCTGATCCAGGAGACCGTGCAGTTCGCCGACCTCGGCCTGGCCGTCGTCGACGAGCAGCACCGCTTCGGCGTCGAACAGCGCGACGCCCTGCGCACCCGCGGCAGTGAGGGCACCAGCCCGCACGTGCTGGTGATGACCGCGACGCCGATCCCGCGCACGGTCGCCATGACCGTCTACGGCGACCTGGAGATCTCCGCGCTGCGCGAGATGCCGGTCGGCCGCTCGCCGATCAGCACGACCGTCGTCCCGGTGGCGGAGAAGCCGGCGTGGATGGAGCGCGTCTGGCAGCGCGTCACCGAAGAGGTGTCGAAGGGGCACCAGGCTTACATCGTGTGCCCGCGGATCGGCGACGAGCCGCCGTCGGACAAGAGCGACAAGCGGCCGCCGGTCGCCGTCCTCGACATCGCGCCGCAGCTGGTGGAGGGGCCACTCAAGGGGCTGCGCATCGCGGTGCTGCACGGCCGGATGCCCGCGGACGACAAGGACGCCGTGATGCGGGCCTTCGCCGCGGGGGAGCTGGACGTGCTCGTGGCCACCACCGTGATCGAGGTCGGCGTCAACGTGCCGAACTCGACGGCGATGGTGATCATGGACGCCGACCGGTTCGGCATCAGCCAGCTGCACCAGCTGCGCGGCCGCGTCGGCCGGGGCAGCGTGCCGGGACTGTGCCTGCTGGTCACCGAAGCCCTCGACGGTACGACGACCCGCGAACGGCTGGCGGCGGTCGAGTCGACCACGGACGGTTTCGAGCTGTCCCGCCTCGACCTGGAGCTGCGCCGCGAGGGGGACATCCTCGGCGCCGCGCAGTCCGGGAAGCGGTCCACGCTGAAGCTGCTTTCCCTGCTGCGGGACGAAGACGTCATCGCGGAATCACGTGCGCGGGCGCAGGAGATCGTCGAGAAGGACCCGGCGATCTCGAAGTTCCCCGGCCTGGCCCAGATGGTCGCCGACGTCGTCGACGTCGAGCGCGCGGAGTACCTGGAGAAGTCGTGA